In Novipirellula caenicola, the genomic stretch GCTGCTGCGTGATACCAACGAACTGCTTGACACCGCTCGAGCGGCACAATCCGAATTCTTGCGTGATGCATTGGAGCTGGAAACGTCGCGAAGTTTCCAAGCGGACTAGCGTCGCGAAAAGACGTTCGAAATTTGCAGGGCAGGCCCCGCGCCGCTATCCACGGCGGGCCAACGAAATCGTGATTGGCGGGACGATGCGATTAGACGGTGTCGTCTTCCTCGTACTCTTCATACTCTTCTTCTTCGTACTCATCCGAATCATCATCGTCGTCGCTGGCGACGGAACCTTCGATGACATTGCCATCGCCTGGATCATCCCCCTCTTCGGGATCCAATCCTTGCATCTTCTGCCATGCTTCCATCGTCAACAACACTTCGCGTGACTTCGATCCGTTGTATTCGCCGACGATCTTGTCTTCGGCCATGAAATCGATCAGCCGAGCGGCACGACCATAGCCAATCCCAAGACATCGCTGCAGCAATGACAACGACCCACGGCCTTCGCGGATCACGACCTCGATCGCACTTTCGTACAACTCGTCGCGGTTCTTGATGTCACCGACTGCCCCCGCCTCTGCGTCGTCTCCGTCGTCGACTTTCAAGTTCATCAACTCGCCGACAAAATTCTGTTCGCCAAGACTGCAGTGATCGACGACGGCATCGATCTCTTCGTCCGACAAATAGGTACCTTGTCCACGAATCAAGGTGCTGGTTCCGGGCCACAAGAACAACATGTCACCGTTGCCAAGCAATTTGTCGGCACCGTTTTCGTCCAACACGACGCGGCTGTCGGTCTTACTTGCCACTTGGAAACTCAATCGCGCCGGCAAGTTACTCTTGATCAAACCGGTGATGACGTCCACGGTCGGTTTCTGCGTTGCTAGGATCAAGTGGATTCCCACCGCACGACTCTTTTGTGCCAAGCGGATGATATGCGTTTCCACATCTTTTCCGGCGGTCATCATCAAGTCCGCCATCTCGTCGGCGATGATCACGATGAACGGCAATTTATCCGGCACGCTATCGGTGTCTTCGGCATCCTCCATATCCAACCGACGCAGGATCTCTTCGCGGCCAAGATCGTTGTAGCTATTGATGTGACGCACGCCGGCTTTGGCTAATAGCGAATAACGCTCTTCCATCTTCTCGACCGCCCACGCCAAGATCGCTTCGGCCTTTTTCATGTCGGTGATCACCGGATGCATCAAGTGAGGCAGCCGACCATAGCCACTCAATTCCACCATCTTGGGGTCGATCATCAGCATGCGAACTTCGTCCGGCCGACACATCATCAGCACCGAAGTGATGATCGCATTCAAACAAACACTCTTACCCGTACCCGTACGACCTGCGATCAACAGGTGAGGCATTTTTTCGAGACCGACAACCATTGGATTGCCGGACACGTCTTTGCCCAAGAACACCGGGATGTTCATCTTCGAACGGCTCATGTCCGATTCTTCGATCACGTCACGCAGACGCACGACTTGTCGATTCTCATTGGGAACTTCAATCCCAACGGTGTTTTTCCCTGGGATGGGAGCGACAATACGAACGCTTGGCACCCGCAGACCGATCGCCAAGTCGTCCGCCAAACCGGTAATTTTGCTCAGCCGCAATCCCGCTTCGAGTTCGATTTCGTACTGCGCGATCACCGGTCCAGTTTCGATTTCGACGACGCGAATGTTGAATCCGAAATCCTTGAATGTGTCTTCCAGGATTTGAGCCTTGCGACGCACTTCGATCAGTTGTTCGTCATAACTGACGTCATCACTCTGTTCGAGCAATTCGATCGGCGGCAAACGATAATCCTCGGACCCGAACGGAGCCGCTTCTTGCACGTTGTCGTACAACTCTTGCTTGGCGTCGGCTTGCTGCTTTCGCTTGGGCACTTTGATTTTTGGGTTCGACATCGGATGTTTTTCATCCTGTCGAAGATGCAGCGTTTCATCGTCCACTTCGATATCGCGCACGACCGGTTCACGTTCATCGGTTTCGTCGTGGGATTCTTCCTGCTCGTGGGCGATGGGCGAATCGACGACCGAATCGTGCGAGGCTGCTACCGCGGAATCGCTTGCGGGCGTTTCCGGAGCATCCATCGTTGCCGTCTCTACAGCGCCGGACTCGGCAGATTCCGTTTCGCTGGTCGAGGCGATTTTGCGGCGGGACTTTTTGAACTTGATCTTCGGTTCGCGATTGGCCCAATCGTTTGCTTCTGCAACATTCGCATCCGCCGTGGTTTGTTCGGTCGCATTTGCTTTTCCAACCTCATCGCCTTCGATCTTGATGGGCTCTTCCAGATCGGTGAAGGCTTCTCGGCGACGTCGCACGGTGATCGGCATGACTTTGGCCGCGCGGCGCATGCCGCTTTTCGATACCATCGCTCCGCTGGCTAAGATTCGCTTTCCGGCATACAGCAGCGCGTAGTCGGTTGTCAGCAACAAACCAACCGCGATCACCGTCATTGACAAGATCCATGCGCCAGCGGGGGCGAAATGCTCGAGCAAAAACGTCGAGGTCATCGCACCTAGATAGCCACCGTTGCCCACGACCGGCATCTGCTCGAGCTTCATCGGCAACAAACCGCCCGCGGTAGCCACGCCGATCACGACAATGGTTCCGCCGAGTGATCGCAGCACCGGCGCGTTTAAATAGCCGCGGTACAACAGCGCCGTTGCCACCCCGCCGCCTGCGGCGATCACCAATCCCGCCGCCAATCCCAATGCGTCCAACAACGCGGCGGAAATGACCGCTCCCCAATAACCGCAAGCATTGGTCACGGTAGGGTTGGTCGGATAGACCGAATTGTTCGGAGCGTATAGAGCGCTGACGGGCCAGACCGGCATTTCGATCGGGTCCGCCGGGCTGCGGGTGATGATCGAAACGGTCGCAATCAAAGTCATCGCCACCAAAACGATAGCGACGACGTCACGAACTAGGTTCGTTTCGCGGTCTCCGTTTGCACCGTCGTTGGAAGCAGCACTTGCCATAAAACCAAACAGCATTGCAGCGACCGGCTCAGCACGCCCGAGGGCGATGATGGGAATCGGTCGCTAGCAAGGAATAAAAACCAAGCAGAACGTCATCCAGGATTATCGACCGCCGCTACAACCGAACTTTTGCGAACCAGCGCACAATTCCGGATAATCACGACAACCGGTAAACCGATTCCCCCATCGATCGAGCCAGCCCGGCGAGTGCGTTTTCGGGGGGCTCGATGCGAGATCAGGTGTCGCCAACGTCTAGAGAGGCATTTTGCGGTGCGCTGTGAGTGGCGACGAAACTCTTGACGGATTGTTGCTTGATTGAGCCGCTCGCGCGTCAACGGCCGGGTCCCACATGCGACTCGGTCCCTGCGGGCCCACGGCTTACCGTTGCGGTTCGCACCGCAACGGCCATCGCCTCTTGATAGCAAATAAGCAATTTATTTGCGATCGATCGAGGCAATCAATGCCTTTCGTTGCTTGTCGATGAATGTCAACATTTCTTCGATTCGGGGGCGAACCATTTCATCGTACTCTTCGGTGACGTCTTCGCGGTCCATGAAACTGTCGGGGTCTGGCAATTCAGCCGCGATCGTTTTGGGAACCTCGAATCCTCCCGCCTTGGCCGCTTCCATCAGGTAGGTCTGCGCCACGGCCAAATGACGAACACTTTGTCCCGCATCGTAGCGGTACTGAGCCACACGCGCTTCCATCTGTGCTTGCCGAATCTCCTTCTCGGCTTCTTTCAGCGATGCATGGGTCGGTTTGTCTTTCAGCGGTTTTTGCTCGATCTTCACATCCGCTTGATCAGGAGCGTCCGCTCGCATGACATGCGACTTGGCCATGCACAATTCACCCAGCGTGATGCAGTCGTGGATGTCTTGATCCGACGGAACGTCCTCGTCATTACGCAACGCGATGGCAAGTTCCTCGAGGCGGTCGCGACACGAGTTGATTCCGGCATGCCCATCGGTCATCGCTGCGGACCCAGCCATATCCAACCAAGCCGCGTTCTTTTCAAGCGAGTGAGCCAATTTTTCATTTTGCCCGGTGCCCACCAGCGAACGCGATTCTTCGAGACGATCGAGAGCGTCATAACACAGTGGCCAATACGTTGCCTTGGATACAACAAACCAGCCGCGGGTCTCATCAGGACGTTCGTCCAAGTCACGCTGGATCGCGCGTCCCTTTTCGTCGGTTTGAACCGTCTTCGTTTGTGCAGTCTTTGCCTCGCCCGTTTTCGTTTCAGCCTTCGCCACTGAAACACCGCCAAGCGATATTGCCGAAATGGAAACCGAGAGCAGCGCTCCCGAAAGAAAATTCATTGTGTGATTCATGACGAGATTCCAAGTTAGTAGGGAGAGTGTGTGAGCGGACCGTAAATTTCAAGGCAACTTGCAACAAGAAAACTCAAAGCCAACCTCGTTACTATTGCAAATTGATGATTGAATAACACAAAGAAAATCGCTTAGTTCCGACTGATTCCCCGAATACTCGCCAAAATTATCCATACGGGATTTTATAGGCGTCGTTGCCTTCTGCTATCCGAACCTCGCAGAGTCTCTGAGACGCCGTCATTGCGGACGGTTGTTACGCGCAGTCGTTGCGCTACCGAACGACAGCTGAATGGCAACGAAGGCGGCAGAGCAGCCTGTGAAGCGTTGCGGACGGGCGGCGAACGTGATTCAGTTCGACCGCGCCAGGATCGAATTCATCAAGGGTGGCGAGATACGGTCGGCGTACACCAATGCTTTGCCAGCAAGACTGAGGATCACCTCGCTTCGTCGCGACTCGATCGCCGCCAACGTTGCACGGGCGACCTTCTCGGGCGGCCAGCTGCCGATGCTTTTCGATTTGGCGGCCGCGTCCGAACCGATCAACGAGTCAAAAAACTCACTTCGCGTCGTGCTCGGACTGACCAATGTCACTTGAATGGAATTGCCATGGTGCGAGTCGCGAGCCAGTTCGGCGCGGATCGAATCGCTCAATCCATGAAGGGCAAATTTGCTTGCACAATACTCACTCTTGTCCGGCACGGCACGGTGTCCCAGCACGCTGCTGATGTTACAGATCACCGGGGCCCGACCTCGCCGCAGCATCGGGATCGCATCCCGCATCAATTCGGCGGGAGCAAAGAAATTGACTTCCATGATTTGCCGCAAGCGAGCTTCGTCGGCGTCCGCAAACGGGCCGATCGCACCGATCCCTGCATTGTTGACCAGTAGATCCAATCGACCGTCATCCACGTCGGCGGCCGCCGCCAAGATCTGCTCACGCACTCCGGCATCGGTCACGTCACCAACAACCGAAATGAAGCGACCGGTTCCGGTTCTCGCTGCGAGATCCGCCAACCGCTCGCCACGCCGTGCGACTCCCACGACGGTGGCGCCGCGATCGAGCAACAATTCGCACAAGCAGTGGCCAATGCCGCTGCTAGCACCAGTGACCACGGCGATTGAATCCTTGGGTTTCCAGCGCATTGATCCGCAAAACTTTCGTGGTGATTGCTGCGCTGCAGCTAGGAATTAGCGTGTTAGTCGTAGTAGCGGAAGTCGTCAAGACTTTCGTTGTTCAACTGGATGGACGAAACTTTTGAAGGGCGTATCGATTTAGTCGTACGATGGACTTCCTAGTCCGTCGAATCCACCATGGACGGACTCGGAAGTCCATCCTACATCCCTTGCCGCAGGAAACTTCACTAAATCAACAAGCCGTTGATGGCTTTCGCTGTTCAACTGGACGGACGAAAGTCTTGGCGACTTTCGCTACGAGTTCGAGCGGCGAGCTGATTAGGCGACTTCGCTTGACGAATCCGACAACGGTACCGATGGCAGGTCGATTGAGATCGAAGAGGCTTCGTCGTCCGTCGCCTGATCGTCTTTCGCTTTCGCAGGACGCTCGTCCATGTGCCGAATCGCCACGGCGTCGCGATGCACTGGCCCCATCGCTCCGGCAGGAACCCGGACGTGAATCGTCACCATTTCCTCGCCATACTTTCGCGACAACACTTCGCCTTTGGCCGCCAAATACGCCAGCAACTTACCATCGCTCGGCGCCACGTCGACTTCCAAATCAAAGAACTCGCGTCCCAGGGCCTCGCCCACCGCTTCGATCAGTGGAACCAAACCCGTGTTGCTCTTGGCACTGACCGGGATCGCATTGGGGTAACGATCGAGCACTCGGTTGAGCACCGCAGAGCTCTTGATCGCATCGATCTTGTTGAGCACCAGCAGCGTGTCTTTCTCTTCGATCTGAAGTTCCTCGAGCACACGATAGACCGCGCTGATCTGTTCGAACACCGTCGGGCTGCTGGCGTCGGCAACGTGCAACAACAAATCGGCTTGCCGCGTTTCTTCGAGCGTCGATTTGAAACTGGCGACCAACGAGTGAGGCAGATCACGAATGAACCCGACCGTGTCACTTAGCAGCACGGTTCCCCAACCGGGCAATTGCCAACGTCGTGTTCGCGTATCAAGCGTGGCAAACAATTTGTCGGCGGCGTGCACGTTGGCTGCGGTCAACGCGTTCATCAACGTGCTCTTGCCGGCATTGGTGTAACCGACCAACGAAACCGTCGGTGCCTCTTTACGCGCTTCGACCTGTTGTTCACGGCGACGCTCGACCTTGGACAGTTCTTCTTTCAGATCGTGAATGCGTTTCTGCGCCAAACGACGGTCGACTTCCAATTGCTTTTCACCCGGACCACGCATGCCGACGCCCATCGCTTGACGCGACAAGTGGGTCCACATCCGTTTCAGCCGTGGTAGCGAGTACTCGAGCTGAGCCAATTCGATCGCCAAACGAGCTTCGTACGTTCGGGCGCCAGCAGCAAAGATGTCGAGAATCAATTCGGTGCGGTCGATCACTTTGGCATCGATCGCCTTCTCGAGATTGCGGACTTGAGCGGGGTTCAGATCGTTGTCGAAAATGACCACGTCGGCGTCATGGCGTTCGACCATCAGCCGCAGCTCTTCGACTTTTCCCTTCCCCAAAAACGTGCCATGATTTGGACGCGTCAACCGCTGCATCAACTCATCGACGACTTCGGTTCCTGCGGTTGTGGCCAATCCGTAAAGTTCTTCCAGCGGGTCCGCCTCGACCGTTTGCTCGGGCAGGATCAGGCGGGCCAAGATGCTTCGCTCGGGCGAATCATCGCGAAGTTGGTGTTGTTCTCGCACGGTTTAGGGAGGTCCCTCCAATTGAAAGATTAAATCTGGGCGTCAGTGCCATTATAGTCAAAAAGTGTGTAACTGTGCACAGCAGTTCGGCGGGGCAAACGCAGCGGCGGTGCGGGAAAAAGTTCGGCGATTTCGCACCGTTTTTCCAAAGAAAATTCAGGGCTTCGCGTTTTTTTGGTTTCGGGAAACGTAATGTTCATCCGCTGTCACACAGACCGCCAGCCGCGTGGACAGGTTCGCAATTCGCGGCCGAGAATTGCCGTCCACCGTAGGTTGTTTTTGCGAGATAGGCTGCGAATCAGTCGAAGCATCTTTCACGGACGGGAAACCGATCACGGCGACCTTCTAGCGATCAAACGTCGACTTGGTACGGAGGATATGGTGGTAATGCTGAGCAAATCGATGCGACTCGTCGCGGACGTACTGCAGCAATCGCAGTGCAAACGCACTTTTGCTTAACCGCAGCGGTTCGGAATCACCGGGCCGAAAGATCTCTTCATCGCGTTTGGCCAGCGAGATCACTGTCGGTGGCGTGATGTCTTGATCACGGAACGCCGCCATCGCTGCATTGAGCTGTCCCTTGCCTCCGTCGATCAACAAGATGTCGGGAAACGATTCGCCGGAATCCGAAAGCTTGCGGAAACGCCGCGAGACCACTTCATAGATACTGCGAAAATCGTCGATGCCGTCCACGTCTTGGATGCGGAACCGGCGATAGCCTGGTTTGAATGGCAATCCGTCAATGAACTGCACCAAGCTGGCGACCGTTTCGCCGCCACCGAGATGAGCGATGTCGACCCCTTCGATGATCCGCGGCGTTTCCGCCAACCCCAGCACTTTGCGAAGTCCCGTCAGCCCCTTTTTCGGATCGATGTAAAAGACTTCGGGTTGAACGTGCGTATCGAGTTCACCGCGATCCTCGAGTTTCTCGAGCATGCGAATCTCGTCTCGCAGTACCGCGGCTCGCTCAAAATCCATCGCCTTGCTGGCCGCTTGCATCTCGTCGTGCATCTCTTTTAGCAACCGCTTCTTGCCGCCTTCCATAAACGTTTGCAATCGTTTGATGTCGCGGCGATATTCTTCTTTGCTGATACGAAAATTACACGGCGCGGTGCACTGGTTGATGCTGGCCAACAAACAGGGACGAAACCACTTCCAACGTTCCTCGGATTCACTGATGTCAAGCGTGCAGGTGCGAAAACGAAAGATTCGCTGCAGCACCTGAATCGCGCCCCGCAGCGCTCCAGCACTTGGAAACGGGCCATACAATTTGACGCCCTTTTCCTTGGGCTCGCGAGTGATCTCGACGCGAGGAAACTCGTCACGCGTGGTGATCATCAAATACGGAAACGACTTGTCGTCTTTGAGATCCTTGTTGTGCTTGGGTTGGATGTCCTTGACCAACCGGGCTTCCATCAACAACGCGTCGACTTCGGTTTCGCACTCGACAAAGTCGATGTCCGCGATCTCGCCGATCCAAGGTGCGGTCCGCTGATCTTCGGCCGCCGCTTTCAAAAAGTAGCTGCCCGCGCGACTTCGCAAATTCTTGGCCTTGCCAACATAGATCACCCGCGCCGCATCGTCTTTCATCAAATAAACGCCCGGTGACGTCGGGAACGTCTTGACCTTGGTTGCTGCATGGCTGAATCCAAGCGTCTCAACCAGCTCGTCTCCCGCCCCATCCGTCACTTTGTCTTCGCAGACCTTGTCAACCAATTCGTTGTTCTGGCCAGCTTTGTTTTTGGCTGCTTTGTTCTGGCTAGCTTTCTTTTTGGCAGGTTTCTTTTTAGGGTCATCCGGCATGGAGGGGCGATCCGTCAATTGCATCAATTCAGAGAAACAGGGGGACTTTGCCACACTTCTCCTTCGCACGAGTCGGCATTTCGATTGGCGAATGCAGCGACGCTTTGCGAGGGCAAGGTGGCGACGACATTATTCTAGCCAGACAACCCGATCTTGGCATTCCGCCGAATTTTCAGCCTCGCTTGCTGGCAACGCATCGCCTGCCCCCGTCCAGAGACGGCTGACGATTGCTAGTCAATTTCGCCAGCGCTGCAGTGGGATTTCCCTCGATATTTCCGGCAATGTGCTTAGCGAATCGCAGCGATGACTTTTTGCTTCAAGTCGTCTTTGATTTCCGATTTCTCAATTTCCGCGACGACTTTGGCCATCACGTCCTCTTGTTCGCCCGCCGCGTCTTGCATCGCATTAATTTTGCTTTTGATGTCCGCAGCGATCGCTTCCAGCGTAAACGGATTACCTCCGGGACCGTCCCCTGGCGACGCTTGTGCACCGGGACCGCCACCCCGACCATCTTCGTTCGGGGTTTCCCCGCCCGAACGCGACGCTTCGTTGACTCGGCGGCCGCCACCCCCATCCATGGTTTTCAGACGCACAGCAAGCTCTGCCACCAATTTCTCTGGAGTGTAGGCCACCTCTTTCAATCTCGCCTGGATTGCGTTTTCGCCCGACCCGCAGCCGGGCAACGACAACGAGACCAAACCAATGATGGCGAACGCAGTTAACACGGACTGAGTAAATACGGTTTGGATCATTCTGTTCCACATTGTGATAGTTATTTTGTGATTTTTCTGGACCGTGTGCATCACCGGCTTAGAAATTGTCGTTGTTGACAATCTCTTTTCCTGCTTTGGTACCTAACGCCCACCATGTTTCCATATCGATCGAATCAGTAATGAAACGAACCGAGCCATCCATCAGCGACATCTGTACTCCACCGGGATGGTCGCTTGACGCGGTGATCGCCGAGTCGCCTTCGTGGCAACGAATCGTGTCGCTGCTGTAGGCAGCAATGGAAATCGTGTTGGGCGTAAAGACATGTCCATAGACATGACGCTGCCAACCGTCGGTGTACAACCACGAATGCCCCTTGTACATGCTCCAAGGTTCCCAATTCTTGTAGCCGTTCAAGCCATCGGTGACGACTTGGTCGATGTAGGCATCGTAGGCTTCCACCAGTGCCGAATTCGTGTAATGCAAATTGCGGCGATCGTCCAACATTTTGCCGCTCCCATCATTGACGAGCGACTCGGCAATCGCAGCAGTATTGGACAAACCATCTAAGATATCGCGAAATCCAAAGTTGCGATTCGTGGTCGATCGCCAATAGTCACTATAAGGTCCTTTTTCGTTCATGCGGTTCATCGAAATGATCCCCGGCGACACCTTGATCGCGGCTCCTGTCGACTCCCATGGCATCAGCATGTTGCGACCATGACCAGCGTTGGCAAGGTAGCTAAAATTGGCCGTGATCCCACCTGTCGCGACCACCGAATTGGTTACCGATTCGGTCGGGCAAAGAAAAGTCGGTACCTGGACGCGGGCCACTTCCCCTAGCTTGCTGGTGTTATTGGCCAGCCCACTCCACGCGTTTCCTCTACCAGTGCTCTCAAACGGAATCGCCTCATAGATCGCGGTCTGCTCGACGTATGGCAACATCCCTGCATACCACGACAAATTGCCTGAACCACCGCCTGGCGAGTCATAGTCATCCGCCCCGCGATGCATGTGAATCGGCGTCTGATTAAACGCATCATGGTAATTGTGCATTGCTAACGTCAGTTGCTTGAGATGATTGCTGCACTGCATTCGCCGCGCTGCCTCTCGTGCCGCTTGCACGGCTGGCAACAACAGCCCTACAAGCACACCGATAATTGCAATCACCACTAAGAGTTCGACCAACGTGAAAGCGGCCCGTCGATCAGGTTCACGCCGCTTGGTTCGCTCAGACATTTCAGAGAGTCCTCGATCGGTTTCAAATTAAAGAACTAGGAAGTCGGCTGCATCGATCGCAGCGAGCGAGGGGAAGCGTAGATCAGTGATGCGAAGATTGCGTTAGGAACAATCGTGGCCTCGAAAGAATTACCGCGAGCCCCGAAGTGAGCGAAACCTAGCCCCCCTACGGCCCTCGCTAAGGCCACTCGAGTGCCCTAACCCACGCAAAATCTTCTACCTTTTCCGAGTGCTGCATCGCGGATTGTTGCTGCTCACCCCCATCAAAACAGCGGGCCGCTCGATCGCGATTCGCGTTCACCCCGTCCGAGGCAAACCGAGATCGGCTACATTGAGGGCAAAGACTTGGCTGCGGAACCCGACTCGGATTGGTCTTCACTGCAATGGCTCTCATGACCCCCTCGTCGCATCACTGGATTTCCCAGGGTCCCGACGGAGCTCTTTACCGGCATGGTGATCCCGCCACCGCAGGTCCTCCTCATCGGCGATTCGTGCTGAATGGCCCCGCGATCACCCCCGCCCGTCTTGATGCCATCGCCAACAACGTCCGCTTTATCGATCTGTTGCAGTCCCCGTATGTATGCCGCGTGATCGAAAACGGGCTTTCAAGAACGCCGCCGATTTTGGTGGCGGAATCGCTTCCAGCATTACGTTTGGCAACCGCGTCGCAGGATCTCAGCCTTGCCGAGGTCCTTACCATTGCGACCCAGCTCACCTCACTCGTGCTGCAAACCCATCATCTCGGTTTGTATCATCCCCACTTCACCGCCGAGAACATTGCCCTGCAGCGACCATCGGAAAGCTGGCAAATCCGATTGGACTATCTGGATCTCGCCATTGATGCCCGTCCGAGCCAGCCGACAGACGCTGCCGCGAACGACCCGCTCGATGCCGACCGAGCAGGACTGTACAGCGTACTGCGGTGCTTACTCAGCAACGCAGCCAAACGTGAGGATTCGTCCAAAGTCGCGTCCGCTGATTTGCATGCTCAGGCGATCGCCATTTTGAAATGGTTGGAAAACGAATCTGCCTCTGAACCTGAACCGCTGCTCAGGCTGCTTCAGCGAGCGGATTCGTATCGCTACGCCACCGTCGCAACCTCGGCCGATCTGGGAAACAGCCTGCCGCTTCAACCGCGTGAACCTGCCGCGGGCAATCCAGAAACCCAAATCACACGCGAGTCGAAATCCACTCGAGGAAACGACGCTGCGACGGCGGAATTGAACCCCGAGACCGATGGCGGTTCGATCCGCGAATCGTCGTTCACTTCCGCGACGCCAGCGCTTCAACGTGGTGATCGCTTGGGCCGGTTCTTGATCGGCGAAAAGATTGGGCAAGGCGGGATGGGAGCGGTGTTTGCCGGCACCGATTTGCTCGATCAATCTGCCGTGGCAATCAAAGTACTGAAAACAAATCGCGATGACTCAGCCCAAGCAATCCGCCGGTTTCGCAAAGAGGCAAGGGTCTTGGCGGATATTCAAAACGAGTTTGTCACTCGTTTGATTCACGTCGATCAGGAACGCGGCATCCATTATTTGGCGATGGAATACATCGATGGCATCGATTTAAAGAAATGGATGACCCGCCGCATCCGTGGCGAACGCATTGAGATCAGCGAACACGATGCGTTGTGCATCGTTGGCGATATCGCTCGGGCCCTTGCATGCGCGCACTCGCAAGGGATCGTGCATCGCGACATCAAACCAGAAAACGTGCTGCTACAGCGACGTGAATCGGACCTCAGCGACGATGACAATGACATCCAAAACTACCGCGTTAAACTTTCCGATTTCGGCATCGCCCGCCACATCGATCAATCCGAATCGATGGAGGTCACCGGCGACGGAGTGATGATCGGGACGCCGCTGTACATGTCGCCTGAACAGTGTCGCGGCAGCCACGAACTCGGTCCGCCCACCGACGTCTACTCGCTGGGAATCACCCTGTTTGAATTGCTGACCGGACAGGTGCCGTTTCAGTCGGATGATCGGATCAAATTGGCCACGATGCACCTGTACGACCGACCTCCGTCGGTGCAGCAGTTCAATCCGAAACTCTCGGACGCTTGCGCCAGCATCGTCAATCGTGCGTTGGCCAAGGAACCCGAAAAACGATTTGTCGATGCGTCGCAGTTCAGCCGCGAGATCGACCGCGTTCTAAGAGGCACTCCATCGGATATCGAAACGCATCCCAAAATGCCGGAGCATTGCGCTGACAAACGGTGGCAGAAAACCGAGCACTGGGAACTCATCAGCGATCCCGATGAACTATGGCCGTATGTTTCCAACACCGAACGACTCAATCGTGCCATCGGATTACCCGCCGTCACGTACCGCACCGAGTACGACGAACAACGT encodes the following:
- a CDS encoding DNA translocase FtsK encodes the protein MASAASNDGANGDRETNLVRDVVAIVLVAMTLIATVSIITRSPADPIEMPVWPVSALYAPNNSVYPTNPTVTNACGYWGAVISAALLDALGLAAGLVIAAGGGVATALLYRGYLNAPVLRSLGGTIVVIGVATAGGLLPMKLEQMPVVGNGGYLGAMTSTFLLEHFAPAGAWILSMTVIAVGLLLTTDYALLYAGKRILASGAMVSKSGMRRAAKVMPITVRRRREAFTDLEEPIKIEGDEVGKANATEQTTADANVAEANDWANREPKIKFKKSRRKIASTSETESAESGAVETATMDAPETPASDSAVAASHDSVVDSPIAHEQEESHDETDEREPVVRDIEVDDETLHLRQDEKHPMSNPKIKVPKRKQQADAKQELYDNVQEAAPFGSEDYRLPPIELLEQSDDVSYDEQLIEVRRKAQILEDTFKDFGFNIRVVEIETGPVIAQYEIELEAGLRLSKITGLADDLAIGLRVPSVRIVAPIPGKNTVGIEVPNENRQVVRLRDVIEESDMSRSKMNIPVFLGKDVSGNPMVVGLEKMPHLLIAGRTGTGKSVCLNAIITSVLMMCRPDEVRMLMIDPKMVELSGYGRLPHLMHPVITDMKKAEAILAWAVEKMEERYSLLAKAGVRHINSYNDLGREEILRRLDMEDAEDTDSVPDKLPFIVIIADEMADLMMTAGKDVETHIIRLAQKSRAVGIHLILATQKPTVDVITGLIKSNLPARLSFQVASKTDSRVVLDENGADKLLGNGDMLFLWPGTSTLIRGQGTYLSDEEIDAVVDHCSLGEQNFVGELMNLKVDDGDDAEAGAVGDIKNRDELYESAIEVVIREGRGSLSLLQRCLGIGYGRAARLIDFMAEDKIVGEYNGSKSREVLLTMEAWQKMQGLDPEEGDDPGDGNVIEGSVASDDDDDSDEYEEEEYEEYEEDDTV
- a CDS encoding SDR family NAD(P)-dependent oxidoreductase; its protein translation is MRWKPKDSIAVVTGASSGIGHCLCELLLDRGATVVGVARRGERLADLAARTGTGRFISVVGDVTDAGVREQILAAAADVDDGRLDLLVNNAGIGAIGPFADADEARLRQIMEVNFFAPAELMRDAIPMLRRGRAPVICNISSVLGHRAVPDKSEYCASKFALHGLSDSIRAELARDSHHGNSIQVTLVSPSTTRSEFFDSLIGSDAAAKSKSIGSWPPEKVARATLAAIESRRSEVILSLAGKALVYADRISPPLMNSILARSN
- the hflX gene encoding GTPase HflX encodes the protein MREQHQLRDDSPERSILARLILPEQTVEADPLEELYGLATTAGTEVVDELMQRLTRPNHGTFLGKGKVEELRLMVERHDADVVIFDNDLNPAQVRNLEKAIDAKVIDRTELILDIFAAGARTYEARLAIELAQLEYSLPRLKRMWTHLSRQAMGVGMRGPGEKQLEVDRRLAQKRIHDLKEELSKVERRREQQVEARKEAPTVSLVGYTNAGKSTLMNALTAANVHAADKLFATLDTRTRRWQLPGWGTVLLSDTVGFIRDLPHSLVASFKSTLEETRQADLLLHVADASSPTVFEQISAVYRVLEELQIEEKDTLLVLNKIDAIKSSAVLNRVLDRYPNAIPVSAKSNTGLVPLIEAVGEALGREFFDLEVDVAPSDGKLLAYLAAKGEVLSRKYGEEMVTIHVRVPAGAMGPVHRDAVAIRHMDERPAKAKDDQATDDEASSISIDLPSVPLSDSSSEVA
- a CDS encoding excinuclease ABC subunit UvrC, which produces MPDDPKKKPAKKKASQNKAAKNKAGQNNELVDKVCEDKVTDGAGDELVETLGFSHAATKVKTFPTSPGVYLMKDDAARVIYVGKAKNLRSRAGSYFLKAAAEDQRTAPWIGEIADIDFVECETEVDALLMEARLVKDIQPKHNKDLKDDKSFPYLMITTRDEFPRVEITREPKEKGVKLYGPFPSAGALRGAIQVLQRIFRFRTCTLDISESEERWKWFRPCLLASINQCTAPCNFRISKEEYRRDIKRLQTFMEGGKKRLLKEMHDEMQAASKAMDFERAAVLRDEIRMLEKLEDRGELDTHVQPEVFYIDPKKGLTGLRKVLGLAETPRIIEGVDIAHLGGGETVASLVQFIDGLPFKPGYRRFRIQDVDGIDDFRSIYEVVSRRFRKLSDSGESFPDILLIDGGKGQLNAAMAAFRDQDITPPTVISLAKRDEEIFRPGDSEPLRLSKSAFALRLLQYVRDESHRFAQHYHHILRTKSTFDR
- a CDS encoding DUF1559 domain-containing protein, which gives rise to MSERTKRREPDRRAAFTLVELLVVIAIIGVLVGLLLPAVQAAREAARRMQCSNHLKQLTLAMHNYHDAFNQTPIHMHRGADDYDSPGGGSGNLSWYAGMLPYVEQTAIYEAIPFESTGRGNAWSGLANNTSKLGEVARVQVPTFLCPTESVTNSVVATGGITANFSYLANAGHGRNMLMPWESTGAAIKVSPGIISMNRMNEKGPYSDYWRSTTNRNFGFRDILDGLSNTAAIAESLVNDGSGKMLDDRRNLHYTNSALVEAYDAYIDQVVTDGLNGYKNWEPWSMYKGHSWLYTDGWQRHVYGHVFTPNTISIAAYSSDTIRCHEGDSAITASSDHPGGVQMSLMDGSVRFITDSIDMETWWALGTKAGKEIVNNDNF